One segment of Salvelinus alpinus chromosome 1, SLU_Salpinus.1, whole genome shotgun sequence DNA contains the following:
- the LOC139583016 gene encoding heterogeneous nuclear ribonucleoprotein A/B-like isoform X3, translating to MSDDAEQQFMETAKNGNEAEEELNGAEESTEHPVAEEQEELSCTVEGEPVAEEPAVVEEGVTQNGAAEGGQINASKGEDDAGKMFVGGLSWDTSKKDLKDYFSKFGEVTDCTIKMDSNTGRSRGFGFILFKEAASVDKVLEQKEHRLDGRQIDPKKAMAMKKEPAKKIFVGGLNPEATEETIREYFGTFGEIESIELPVDPKFKKRRGFIFITFKEEATVKKCLEKKFHNVCGTKVTNGKEGLCEIKIAQPKEVYQQQQFGGRGGGGGGGGSYGGGRGGRGRGGQNQYGNQGYSNYWSQGYGNQGYGYGGQQGYGNYGSYGNYDYSAGYYGGGYDYRLK from the exons ATGTCTGACGACGCTGAGCAGCAATTCATGGAGACTGCTAAAAATGGAAATGAAGCCGAGGAAGAACTGAATGGAGCAGAAGAATCCACAGAACACCCCGTGGCAGAGGAACAAGAAGAACTGAGCTGCACGGTAGAGGGAGAGCCAGTGGCAGAGGAACCGGCTGTGGTGGAGGAAGGAGTCACGCAGAACGGAGCGGCAGAGGGGGGACAGATAAATGCAAGTAAAGGCGAGGATGACGCTGG CAAAATGTTTGTAGGTGGACTTAGCTGGGACACTAGCAAAAAAGACCTGAAAGACTACTTCTCCAAATTTGGAGAGGTGACTGATTGTACCATCAAGATGGACTCAAACACAGGACGATCACGTGGGTTTGGGTTCATCTTGTTCAAAGAAGCAGCAAGTGTAGACAAG GTTCTTGAGCAGAAAGAACACAGGCTAGATGGACGACAGATAGACCCAAAGAAGGCGATGGCAATGAAGAAGGAACCAGCCAAGAAGATCTTTGTTGGTGGCCTAAACCCAGAAGCAACAGAGGAGACCATAAGAGAATACTTTGGAACCTTTGGAGAG ATTGAATCCATTGAACTTCCAGTGGACCCCAAGTTCAAAAAAAGGAGGGGGTTTATCTTCATCACATTCAAAGAAGAGGCCACTGTTAAAAAATGCCTTGAAAAAAAGTTCCACAATGTCTGTGGAACCAAGGTAACAAACGGAAAGGAAGGCCTT TGTGAGATCAAAATCGCCCAGCCCAAGGAGGTGTACCAGCAGCAGCAGTTCGGAGgccgtggtggtggtggcggcggCGGCGGCAGCTATGGAGGAGGCCGGGGAGGCAGGGGGCGTGGTG GCCAAAACCAATATGGGAACCAGGGTTATAGTAATTACTGGAGCCAAGGCTATGGCAACCAGGGCTATGGCTATGGTGGGCAGCAGGGCTATGGAAACTATGGAAGTTACGGCAACTATGACTACTCCGCTGGATACTATGGAGGGGGCTACGACTACA GACTCAAGTAA
- the LOC139583016 gene encoding heterogeneous nuclear ribonucleoprotein A/B-like isoform X1, whose translation MSDDAEQQFMETAKNGNEAEEELNGAEESTEHPVAEEQEELSCTVEGEPVAEEPAVVEEGVTQNGAAEGGQINASKGEDDAGKMFVGGLSWDTSKKDLKDYFSKFGEVTDCTIKMDSNTGRSRGFGFILFKEAASVDKVLEQKEHRLDGRQIDPKKAMAMKKEPAKKIFVGGLNPEATEETIREYFGTFGEIESIELPVDPKFKKRRGFIFITFKEEATVKKCLEKKFHNVCGTKVTNGKEGLCEIKIAQPKEVYQQQQFGGRGGGGGGGGSYGGGRGGRGRGGQNQYGNQGYSNYWSQGYGNQGYGYGGQQGYGNYGSYGNYDYSAGYYGGGYDYNQGNTSYGKTPRRGGHQGSYKPY comes from the exons ATGTCTGACGACGCTGAGCAGCAATTCATGGAGACTGCTAAAAATGGAAATGAAGCCGAGGAAGAACTGAATGGAGCAGAAGAATCCACAGAACACCCCGTGGCAGAGGAACAAGAAGAACTGAGCTGCACGGTAGAGGGAGAGCCAGTGGCAGAGGAACCGGCTGTGGTGGAGGAAGGAGTCACGCAGAACGGAGCGGCAGAGGGGGGACAGATAAATGCAAGTAAAGGCGAGGATGACGCTGG CAAAATGTTTGTAGGTGGACTTAGCTGGGACACTAGCAAAAAAGACCTGAAAGACTACTTCTCCAAATTTGGAGAGGTGACTGATTGTACCATCAAGATGGACTCAAACACAGGACGATCACGTGGGTTTGGGTTCATCTTGTTCAAAGAAGCAGCAAGTGTAGACAAG GTTCTTGAGCAGAAAGAACACAGGCTAGATGGACGACAGATAGACCCAAAGAAGGCGATGGCAATGAAGAAGGAACCAGCCAAGAAGATCTTTGTTGGTGGCCTAAACCCAGAAGCAACAGAGGAGACCATAAGAGAATACTTTGGAACCTTTGGAGAG ATTGAATCCATTGAACTTCCAGTGGACCCCAAGTTCAAAAAAAGGAGGGGGTTTATCTTCATCACATTCAAAGAAGAGGCCACTGTTAAAAAATGCCTTGAAAAAAAGTTCCACAATGTCTGTGGAACCAAGGTAACAAACGGAAAGGAAGGCCTT TGTGAGATCAAAATCGCCCAGCCCAAGGAGGTGTACCAGCAGCAGCAGTTCGGAGgccgtggtggtggtggcggcggCGGCGGCAGCTATGGAGGAGGCCGGGGAGGCAGGGGGCGTGGTG GCCAAAACCAATATGGGAACCAGGGTTATAGTAATTACTGGAGCCAAGGCTATGGCAACCAGGGCTATGGCTATGGTGGGCAGCAGGGCTATGGAAACTATGGAAGTTACGGCAACTATGACTACTCCGCTGGATACTATGGAGGGGGCTACGACTACA ACCAGGGCAATACAAGCTATGGGAAAACTCCAAGACGTGGAGGCCACCAGGGTAGCTACAAGCCATACTGA
- the LOC139583016 gene encoding heterogeneous nuclear ribonucleoprotein A/B-like isoform X4, translated as MSDDAEQQFMETAKNGNEAEEELNGAEESTEHPVAEEQEELSCTVEGEPVAEEPAVVEEGVTQNGAAEGGQINASKGEDDAGKMFVGGLSWDTSKKDLKDYFSKFGEVTDCTIKMDSNTGRSRGFGFILFKEAASVDKVLEQKEHRLDGRQIDPKKAMAMKKEPAKKIFVGGLNPEATEETIREYFGTFGEIESIELPVDPKFKKRRGFIFITFKEEATVKKCLEKKFHNVCGTKCEIKIAQPKEVYQQQQFGGRGGGGGGGGSYGGGRGGRGRGGQNQYGNQGYSNYWSQGYGNQGYGYGGQQGYGNYGSYGNYDYSAGYYGGGYDYRLK; from the exons ATGTCTGACGACGCTGAGCAGCAATTCATGGAGACTGCTAAAAATGGAAATGAAGCCGAGGAAGAACTGAATGGAGCAGAAGAATCCACAGAACACCCCGTGGCAGAGGAACAAGAAGAACTGAGCTGCACGGTAGAGGGAGAGCCAGTGGCAGAGGAACCGGCTGTGGTGGAGGAAGGAGTCACGCAGAACGGAGCGGCAGAGGGGGGACAGATAAATGCAAGTAAAGGCGAGGATGACGCTGG CAAAATGTTTGTAGGTGGACTTAGCTGGGACACTAGCAAAAAAGACCTGAAAGACTACTTCTCCAAATTTGGAGAGGTGACTGATTGTACCATCAAGATGGACTCAAACACAGGACGATCACGTGGGTTTGGGTTCATCTTGTTCAAAGAAGCAGCAAGTGTAGACAAG GTTCTTGAGCAGAAAGAACACAGGCTAGATGGACGACAGATAGACCCAAAGAAGGCGATGGCAATGAAGAAGGAACCAGCCAAGAAGATCTTTGTTGGTGGCCTAAACCCAGAAGCAACAGAGGAGACCATAAGAGAATACTTTGGAACCTTTGGAGAG ATTGAATCCATTGAACTTCCAGTGGACCCCAAGTTCAAAAAAAGGAGGGGGTTTATCTTCATCACATTCAAAGAAGAGGCCACTGTTAAAAAATGCCTTGAAAAAAAGTTCCACAATGTCTGTGGAACCAAG TGTGAGATCAAAATCGCCCAGCCCAAGGAGGTGTACCAGCAGCAGCAGTTCGGAGgccgtggtggtggtggcggcggCGGCGGCAGCTATGGAGGAGGCCGGGGAGGCAGGGGGCGTGGTG GCCAAAACCAATATGGGAACCAGGGTTATAGTAATTACTGGAGCCAAGGCTATGGCAACCAGGGCTATGGCTATGGTGGGCAGCAGGGCTATGGAAACTATGGAAGTTACGGCAACTATGACTACTCCGCTGGATACTATGGAGGGGGCTACGACTACA GACTCAAGTAA
- the LOC139583016 gene encoding heterogeneous nuclear ribonucleoprotein A/B-like isoform X2, with product MSDDAEQQFMETAKNGNEAEEELNGAEESTEHPVAEEQEELSCTVEGEPVAEEPAVVEEGVTQNGAAEGGQINASKGEDDAGKMFVGGLSWDTSKKDLKDYFSKFGEVTDCTIKMDSNTGRSRGFGFILFKEAASVDKVLEQKEHRLDGRQIDPKKAMAMKKEPAKKIFVGGLNPEATEETIREYFGTFGEIESIELPVDPKFKKRRGFIFITFKEEATVKKCLEKKFHNVCGTKCEIKIAQPKEVYQQQQFGGRGGGGGGGGSYGGGRGGRGRGGQNQYGNQGYSNYWSQGYGNQGYGYGGQQGYGNYGSYGNYDYSAGYYGGGYDYNQGNTSYGKTPRRGGHQGSYKPY from the exons ATGTCTGACGACGCTGAGCAGCAATTCATGGAGACTGCTAAAAATGGAAATGAAGCCGAGGAAGAACTGAATGGAGCAGAAGAATCCACAGAACACCCCGTGGCAGAGGAACAAGAAGAACTGAGCTGCACGGTAGAGGGAGAGCCAGTGGCAGAGGAACCGGCTGTGGTGGAGGAAGGAGTCACGCAGAACGGAGCGGCAGAGGGGGGACAGATAAATGCAAGTAAAGGCGAGGATGACGCTGG CAAAATGTTTGTAGGTGGACTTAGCTGGGACACTAGCAAAAAAGACCTGAAAGACTACTTCTCCAAATTTGGAGAGGTGACTGATTGTACCATCAAGATGGACTCAAACACAGGACGATCACGTGGGTTTGGGTTCATCTTGTTCAAAGAAGCAGCAAGTGTAGACAAG GTTCTTGAGCAGAAAGAACACAGGCTAGATGGACGACAGATAGACCCAAAGAAGGCGATGGCAATGAAGAAGGAACCAGCCAAGAAGATCTTTGTTGGTGGCCTAAACCCAGAAGCAACAGAGGAGACCATAAGAGAATACTTTGGAACCTTTGGAGAG ATTGAATCCATTGAACTTCCAGTGGACCCCAAGTTCAAAAAAAGGAGGGGGTTTATCTTCATCACATTCAAAGAAGAGGCCACTGTTAAAAAATGCCTTGAAAAAAAGTTCCACAATGTCTGTGGAACCAAG TGTGAGATCAAAATCGCCCAGCCCAAGGAGGTGTACCAGCAGCAGCAGTTCGGAGgccgtggtggtggtggcggcggCGGCGGCAGCTATGGAGGAGGCCGGGGAGGCAGGGGGCGTGGTG GCCAAAACCAATATGGGAACCAGGGTTATAGTAATTACTGGAGCCAAGGCTATGGCAACCAGGGCTATGGCTATGGTGGGCAGCAGGGCTATGGAAACTATGGAAGTTACGGCAACTATGACTACTCCGCTGGATACTATGGAGGGGGCTACGACTACA ACCAGGGCAATACAAGCTATGGGAAAACTCCAAGACGTGGAGGCCACCAGGGTAGCTACAAGCCATACTGA
- the LOC139583027 gene encoding thymosin beta-11-like, translating to MSDKPNMREISSFDKTKLKKTETRVKNPLPTKETIDQERKREPSP from the exons ATGTCTGACAAACCCAATATGAGAGAAATCTCCAGCTTCGACAAGACTAAGCTGAAGAAGACGGAGACCAGAGTGAAGAACCCATTGCCAACCAAAGAAA CAATCGACCAAGAGAGGAAACGAGAGCCATCACCTTGA